A genomic window from Nostoc sp. TCL26-01 includes:
- a CDS encoding ParM/StbA family protein → MINIYCADIGNYSSITALKGEKPRVMRSVFQDVTYTSARDYDTDDSPSVKLDDKVLVLGDRATKQKNSQTAAERGKDLPEFFKPFTLAGLRQDFDGVVRFLVPEHSQWHEDTIRRTLVAEHQINVNGTNYRHRIKNVEFFLETDVAVINAYRNGKLDMDGDTLAIDIGGGTTNYVVITPSSEILTRRSIPKVGGVSLTNDIINSDLMQSYAKRDNVAFKVAKMMDAIADGSFTYGRKYDFSSVFPGLLENWFNNLMDSITTAANDYLADVTNVMLIGGCANLVRQKLSTKQGFYIPVNPQLSNIQALLAM, encoded by the coding sequence GTGATCAATATTTACTGTGCAGATATCGGAAACTACAGCAGTATCACCGCCCTCAAAGGTGAAAAACCTCGCGTGATGCGCTCAGTCTTCCAAGATGTGACTTATACCAGCGCCAGAGATTACGACACTGACGATTCACCCTCTGTCAAACTTGATGATAAGGTTTTAGTCCTCGGAGACCGCGCCACCAAGCAGAAAAATTCACAAACAGCAGCAGAAAGAGGTAAAGACCTGCCAGAATTCTTTAAACCGTTTACTTTGGCTGGATTGCGGCAGGATTTTGATGGTGTTGTTCGGTTTCTCGTCCCAGAACATTCTCAATGGCATGAAGACACAATCAGACGGACTCTAGTTGCAGAGCATCAAATTAACGTCAACGGCACAAACTACAGACATCGAATCAAAAACGTTGAATTTTTCCTTGAGACAGATGTGGCTGTAATTAATGCTTACAGAAACGGCAAACTTGACATGGATGGCGACACACTCGCTATTGATATCGGCGGTGGCACAACTAATTATGTCGTTATCACCCCATCCTCGGAAATTCTCACCCGTCGTTCAATTCCTAAAGTGGGTGGTGTCTCTTTGACTAACGACATCATCAATAGTGATTTGATGCAGAGTTACGCCAAGCGCGATAACGTTGCTTTTAAAGTGGCGAAGATGATGGATGCTATTGCTGATGGCTCTTTCACCTACGGACGTAAATATGACTTTAGCTCAGTCTTTCCAGGGTTGTTAGAAAACTGGTTTAACAATCTGATGGATAGCATCACCACAGCTGCTAATGATTATCTTGCCGATGTTACCAACGTGATGCTGATTGGTGGCTGCGCTAATTTAGTCCGTCAAAAACTGAGTACCAAGCAAGGATTTTACATTCCTGTCAATCCCCAACTATCAAACATTCAAGCATTGTTGGCTATGTAA